A window of Formosa sp. Hel1_31_208 contains these coding sequences:
- the uvrB gene encoding excinuclease ABC subunit UvrB: MKFKVQSEFKPTGDQPQAIKQLVNGINTNEKYQTLLGVTGSGKTFTVANVIEDVQRPTLVLAHNKTLAAQLYSEFKQFFPENAVEYFVSYYDYYQPEAYIPSSGVYIEKDLSINEEIEKMRLSTTSSLLSGRRDVIVVASVSCLYGIGNPVEFQKNVISLEVNQEISRTDLLHRLVQSLYSRTEADFKHGNFRIKGDTVDVFPSYADDAFRIHFFGDEIEDIEQFNIQTNEVIEHYDRLNIYPANMFVTSPDILQGAIREIQDDLVKQYDYFKEIGKHLEAKRLKERTEFDLEMIRELGYCSGIENYSRYLDGRQPGTRPFCLLDYFPEDFLMVVDESHVTISQVHAMYGGDRSRKENLVEYGFRLPAAMDNRPLKFEEFEALQNQVIYVSATPADYELQKTDGVYVEQVIRPTGLLDPVIEVRPSLNQIDDLIEEMQQRIEKDERTLVTTLTKRMAEELTKYLDRIQIRCRYIHSDVDTLERVQIMQDLRKGVFDVLVGVNLLREGLDLPEVSLVAILDADKEGFLRSARSLTQTVGRAARHLNGKAIMYADKITKSMQKTIDETEYRREKQIAYNTKHNITPTALNKSLDNALSKNSVSTYSYELEAAKAAEPESEYLTKNQLEKKIREKRKMMEQAAKALDFIIAAQLRDEIKGYQEKLEKLKVS, encoded by the coding sequence ATGAAATTTAAAGTCCAATCTGAATTCAAACCCACAGGAGATCAACCCCAAGCCATCAAGCAATTAGTTAATGGCATCAATACCAACGAGAAATACCAAACACTTCTAGGTGTTACGGGATCTGGTAAGACATTTACCGTCGCCAATGTGATTGAAGACGTGCAAAGACCAACACTCGTTTTAGCACACAATAAAACATTAGCAGCACAGTTATACTCTGAGTTTAAACAGTTTTTTCCAGAGAATGCCGTGGAGTATTTTGTCTCGTATTATGATTATTATCAACCCGAAGCTTACATTCCTTCCTCTGGCGTTTATATAGAAAAAGACTTATCCATCAATGAGGAGATAGAGAAGATGCGTTTAAGTACAACCTCCTCCCTATTATCTGGTAGACGGGATGTCATTGTTGTTGCGTCCGTTTCTTGTTTATATGGTATTGGAAATCCTGTTGAATTTCAGAAGAATGTCATTTCATTGGAAGTCAATCAGGAAATTTCAAGAACTGATTTGCTACATCGTCTTGTGCAAAGTTTATATTCAAGAACAGAAGCTGATTTTAAACATGGAAATTTCCGAATAAAAGGAGATACAGTTGATGTGTTTCCAAGCTATGCCGATGATGCATTTCGGATTCACTTTTTTGGTGATGAAATTGAAGATATTGAACAGTTTAATATTCAAACCAATGAAGTGATTGAACATTATGACCGATTGAATATCTATCCCGCTAATATGTTTGTCACCTCACCTGATATTTTACAAGGTGCAATTCGAGAAATCCAAGACGATCTCGTAAAACAGTATGATTATTTCAAAGAAATTGGGAAGCACTTGGAAGCGAAACGTCTGAAAGAACGCACAGAATTTGATCTGGAAATGATTCGTGAATTAGGCTACTGCTCTGGGATTGAGAACTATTCAAGATACCTAGATGGACGACAACCGGGAACACGGCCTTTTTGCTTATTAGATTATTTCCCTGAAGATTTTTTAATGGTGGTTGATGAAAGTCACGTTACCATTTCGCAAGTTCATGCCATGTATGGTGGTGACCGAAGTCGTAAAGAAAATCTAGTAGAATACGGATTTAGATTACCGGCTGCCATGGACAACAGACCATTAAAATTTGAAGAGTTTGAAGCCTTGCAAAATCAAGTAATATATGTGAGTGCCACACCAGCAGATTACGAACTACAAAAAACCGATGGTGTTTATGTGGAGCAAGTCATTCGACCTACAGGATTGCTTGATCCAGTTATTGAAGTACGTCCGAGTTTAAATCAGATTGATGATTTAATTGAAGAGATGCAGCAGCGTATTGAAAAAGATGAACGTACATTAGTAACAACGTTAACCAAACGAATGGCTGAAGAGCTAACGAAATACTTAGATCGGATTCAAATCAGATGTCGTTATATACATAGTGACGTCGACACCTTAGAGCGTGTTCAAATTATGCAAGATTTAAGAAAAGGCGTATTTGATGTCTTAGTAGGTGTCAACTTACTTCGTGAAGGTTTGGATTTACCAGAAGTGTCGCTTGTTGCCATTCTAGATGCCGACAAAGAAGGATTTTTACGTTCTGCACGTTCATTAACACAAACCGTTGGAAGAGCTGCGCGACATCTTAATGGAAAAGCAATTATGTATGCTGATAAAATTACCAAAAGCATGCAAAAAACAATTGATGAAACTGAATACAGACGTGAAAAACAAATCGCTTACAATACCAAACATAATATTACACCAACAGCGTTAAATAAAAGTTTAGATAATGCCTTATCTAAAAATTCAGTAAGCACTTACAGTTATGAATTGGAAGCTGCAAAAGCTGCAGAACCAGAAAGCGAATATCTGACTAAAAATCAGCTCGAAAAGAAAATCCGTGAAAAGCGTAAAATGATGGAGCAGGCTGCAAAAGCTTTAGATTTTATTATTGCAGCTCAATTGCGTGATGAAATTAAGGGATATCAAGAAAAATTAGAGAAGCTTAAGGTATCTTAG
- a CDS encoding DUF1456 family protein, whose protein sequence is MGLTNNDIFKKLRVAHKLRDEDIVKILELVDFRISKSELNAFFRREDHPNYVECGDQILRNFLNGLVIHLRGPMPKAKKKKD, encoded by the coding sequence ATGGGATTAACTAATAACGACATTTTTAAAAAACTGCGTGTAGCGCACAAATTACGTGACGAAGATATTGTAAAAATTCTTGAGCTTGTAGATTTTAGAATTTCAAAAAGTGAATTAAATGCCTTCTTTAGACGTGAGGACCATCCCAACTATGTTGAGTGTGGTGATCAAATATTACGAAATTTTCTTAATGGATTAGTCATTCATTTGCGTGGCCCAATGCCAAAAGCAAAAAAAAAGAAAGACTAA
- the sucC gene encoding ADP-forming succinate--CoA ligase subunit beta, producing the protein MNLHEYQGKELLSSFGVRIQRGIVAQNADEAVAAAKKLTEDTGTGWHVIKAQVHAGGRGKGGGVKLAKSLEEVKSIAGQIIGMDLVTPQTSAEGKRVHQVLVAEDVYYPGASEPEEYYMSVLLNRANGRNMIMYSTEGGMDIETVAEETPHLIFTEEIDPATGILPFQARKIAFNLGLSGAAFKDMTRFVTSLYKAYVESDSSLFEINPVLKTSDDKIMAVDAKVTLDDNALYRHKDLAELRDLREENPIEVEAGALGLNYVDLDGNVGCMVNGAGLAMATMDLIKQAGGEPANFLDVGGTADAARVEAAFKIILKDPAVKAILINIFGGIVRCDRVAQGVIDAYKNMGNINVPIIVRLQGTNADIAKELIDSSGLDVMSATEFQEAADKVQAVLA; encoded by the coding sequence ATGAATTTACACGAATATCAAGGAAAAGAGTTATTAAGCAGTTTTGGCGTACGTATTCAACGTGGTATTGTGGCTCAAAATGCTGATGAAGCAGTTGCAGCAGCTAAGAAGTTGACTGAGGATACTGGAACTGGCTGGCATGTGATTAAAGCCCAAGTTCACGCTGGTGGTCGTGGAAAAGGTGGAGGAGTTAAGTTGGCTAAAAGCTTAGAAGAAGTTAAATCAATTGCAGGACAAATCATTGGAATGGATTTAGTAACACCCCAAACTTCAGCAGAAGGTAAGCGTGTGCACCAAGTTTTAGTAGCGGAAGATGTATACTATCCTGGTGCTTCTGAACCAGAAGAATATTATATGTCTGTATTATTAAATAGAGCTAATGGACGCAACATGATTATGTATTCTACCGAAGGTGGAATGGATATTGAAACTGTTGCTGAAGAAACACCACATTTAATTTTTACTGAAGAAATTGATCCAGCAACAGGAATATTACCTTTTCAAGCGCGTAAGATAGCTTTTAATTTAGGTTTGTCTGGAGCAGCTTTTAAAGACATGACGAGATTCGTGACTTCATTATACAAAGCATATGTAGAATCCGATTCGTCATTATTTGAAATTAATCCAGTATTGAAAACTAGTGATGATAAAATTATGGCAGTTGATGCTAAAGTAACTTTAGATGACAACGCCTTATACAGACATAAAGACCTCGCCGAATTACGTGATTTACGTGAGGAGAACCCAATAGAGGTTGAAGCAGGAGCCTTAGGTTTGAACTATGTAGACCTTGATGGAAATGTTGGTTGTATGGTAAACGGAGCGGGACTTGCAATGGCTACCATGGATTTAATCAAACAAGCAGGAGGAGAACCAGCTAACTTTTTAGACGTTGGTGGTACTGCTGATGCTGCTAGAGTAGAAGCTGCATTCAAAATTATATTAAAAGATCCAGCAGTAAAGGCAATTTTGATTAACATTTTTGGAGGTATCGTACGTTGTGATCGAGTTGCTCAAGGTGTTATAGATGCATATAAAAATATGGGTAACATAAATGTACCCATTATTGTGCGTTTACAAGGAACCAATGCAGATATCGCTAAAGAATTAATTGATAGTTCTGGTTTAGATGTGATGAGCGCAACAGAATTCCAAGAAGCTGCGGATAAAGTACAAGCGGTTTTAGCTTAA
- the lysA gene encoding diaminopimelate decarboxylase translates to MEQNTLLQIVKDFGSPVYVYDAEKITAQYKRLTSAFSKVKQLKLNYAVKALSNISVLKLFNQLGSGLDTVSIQEVQLGLKAGFQPENIIYTPNGVSLEEIEKAANLGVQINIDNLSVLEQFGTKHPKTPVCIRINPHVMAGGNTNISVGHIDSKFGISIHQIPHLLRIVENTKMTINGIHMHTGSDILDIDVFLYASEILFETAKNFKNLDFIDFGSGFKVPYKTGDIETNIEELGEKLTKRFNGFCKAYGKELTLAFEPGKFLVSEAGYFLTRVNVVKQTTSTVFAQVDSGFNHLIRPMLYGSQHEIINISNPKGKERFYSVVGYICETDTFANNRRITEITEDDILAFKNAGAYCFSMASNYNSRYRPAEVLWYKNNAHLIRKRETIKDILHNQVEIAL, encoded by the coding sequence ATGGAACAAAACACCTTACTACAGATTGTAAAGGACTTCGGAAGTCCGGTTTATGTTTATGATGCTGAAAAAATCACTGCTCAGTATAAACGTTTAACTTCAGCATTTAGTAAGGTCAAACAGTTAAAGTTGAATTATGCTGTTAAAGCATTGTCCAATATTTCCGTTTTAAAATTATTTAATCAACTGGGATCGGGTTTAGATACGGTTTCAATTCAAGAAGTTCAACTTGGTTTAAAAGCAGGCTTTCAGCCTGAAAACATCATTTACACACCCAATGGTGTATCACTAGAGGAAATCGAGAAAGCGGCAAATCTGGGTGTTCAAATCAATATTGATAATCTTTCAGTATTAGAGCAGTTTGGAACCAAACACCCTAAAACACCAGTTTGCATCAGAATTAATCCTCATGTTATGGCTGGTGGTAACACGAATATTTCAGTAGGACATATTGATAGTAAATTTGGAATCTCCATACATCAAATTCCGCACTTGCTCAGAATTGTAGAAAATACAAAGATGACCATTAACGGAATCCATATGCATACAGGTAGTGATATATTAGATATTGACGTCTTTTTATATGCGAGTGAGATTTTATTTGAAACAGCAAAGAACTTCAAGAATTTAGACTTTATTGATTTTGGCTCTGGGTTTAAAGTACCCTATAAAACCGGCGATATTGAAACCAATATTGAAGAACTAGGTGAAAAACTAACCAAACGCTTTAATGGCTTTTGTAAAGCCTACGGAAAAGAGCTCACCTTAGCTTTCGAACCAGGTAAATTTTTAGTGAGTGAAGCTGGCTATTTTTTGACTCGTGTGAATGTGGTTAAACAAACAACTTCCACGGTTTTTGCACAGGTAGACTCTGGTTTTAATCATCTAATTCGTCCGATGTTATACGGATCGCAGCATGAGATTATTAATATTTCTAATCCGAAGGGAAAAGAACGTTTTTATTCAGTGGTAGGCTATATCTGTGAAACCGATACATTTGCTAATAACAGACGTATAACAGAGATTACTGAAGATGATATTTTAGCTTTTAAAAATGCTGGAGCCTATTGCTTTTCAATGGCTTCAAATTATAACTCACGTTATCGTCCTGCAGAAGTTTTATGGTATAAGAATAACGCGCATCTCATAAGAAAACGTGAAACCATCAAAGATATACTTCACAATCAAGTGGAAATAGCACTATAA
- a CDS encoding carboxypeptidase-like regulatory domain-containing protein, with protein MKKSFNTIIFCVITSLGFSQSQELLGQLLDSKTQQPVVFATVAVKDQNVGVIADDNGNFRLPIKYKTNDNIIVISCIGYKTLAINVNTLIVGQLNILKMVPQIESLDAVTIVANKSRPKEDYIPAKDIVKNAIFNMRVNYPTNPHSYIGYYRDYQILNKKYFNLNEGIMEEFDAGFQTNKVFYKDNQTAIYSFEQNEKFPQDSMLTVAYDNYNFKFMEAATLSDFGGNELSILNIHNAIRNYEKKSFSFVDVFKEDFLYNHEFRVTSKMYLDDKPIYEIKFYAIEQVTGVENTADGTIYIAYDTFAIHKLEYNGYLKNDQRPFYSVTVEYKPKGGKMYLNYISFYNRFKVKSGDSFKIETIEFDPSQKAFLVKFSNKIDKSTIAKKRRFKFKYNDERLKINDVKLISPRRLKVSIVNRFGDEDLANFKTLTGIEYKIRNVADLAGRQLDELSFLNVDQFREFCTTSVYK; from the coding sequence ATGAAAAAGAGTTTTAATACCATTATTTTTTGTGTAATCACAAGTTTGGGTTTTTCGCAATCCCAAGAACTATTAGGGCAACTCCTCGATAGTAAAACACAACAGCCTGTTGTTTTTGCTACTGTTGCTGTAAAAGATCAAAATGTTGGTGTCATTGCTGATGATAACGGTAATTTTAGACTACCTATTAAATACAAAACCAATGATAATATTATTGTCATTTCTTGTATTGGATATAAAACTTTAGCAATTAATGTAAATACGTTAATTGTGGGACAGCTAAACATTTTAAAAATGGTACCGCAAATTGAATCGCTGGATGCGGTAACCATAGTTGCCAATAAATCAAGACCAAAAGAAGATTATATTCCAGCAAAAGATATTGTCAAGAACGCTATTTTTAATATGCGCGTCAATTATCCCACAAATCCACATTCCTATATAGGCTATTATAGAGATTATCAAATATTAAATAAGAAATATTTTAATCTTAATGAAGGTATAATGGAAGAGTTTGATGCGGGATTTCAAACTAATAAAGTCTTCTATAAAGACAATCAAACAGCCATATATAGTTTTGAGCAAAATGAGAAATTTCCACAAGACTCTATGCTTACTGTGGCTTATGATAATTATAATTTTAAATTCATGGAAGCCGCAACACTTTCGGATTTTGGAGGAAACGAGTTAAGCATTTTAAATATTCATAATGCCATTAGAAACTACGAGAAGAAGTCGTTCTCTTTCGTTGATGTATTTAAAGAAGACTTTTTATATAATCATGAATTTCGAGTCACAAGTAAAATGTACCTGGATGACAAACCTATTTATGAAATAAAATTTTATGCGATTGAACAGGTCACAGGAGTAGAAAATACTGCAGATGGTACAATTTATATCGCTTACGACACCTTCGCAATTCATAAGTTAGAATACAATGGTTATCTTAAAAATGACCAGCGCCCGTTTTATTCTGTAACTGTGGAATATAAACCTAAAGGAGGGAAAATGTACCTCAATTATATTTCATTTTACAATCGATTTAAAGTGAAAAGTGGAGACAGTTTTAAAATTGAGACTATCGAGTTTGATCCATCGCAAAAAGCCTTTTTGGTGAAATTCAGTAATAAAATTGATAAAAGTACAATTGCCAAGAAAAGACGATTTAAATTCAAATATAATGACGAACGACTTAAAATTAATGACGTTAAGCTCATATCTCCAAGACGTCTTAAAGTAAGTATTGTCAATCGTTTTGGAGATGAAGACTTAGCTAATTTCAAAACGTTGACAGGTATAGAATACAAAATTAGAAATGTTGCTGATTTAGCAGGAAGACAATTGGATGAATTGTCGTTTTTGAATGTGGATCAATTTAGAGAGTTTTGTACAACAAGTGTTTACAAATAA